One Trichomycterus rosablanca isolate fTriRos1 chromosome 23, fTriRos1.hap1, whole genome shotgun sequence genomic window carries:
- the dcaf11 gene encoding DDB1- and CUL4-associated factor 11, giving the protein MGSQSSSGMSGRGSSGNPDQSEPEQNQNQTPNQTQNQTPRSRRGTERASASEEDVDLAQVLAYLLRRGQVRLVHGSGATGLQLVQSISDSDEDSDGAWEGRLGHRYDPPVDSHPDTQELDRSEIRTQILLATASSHPNHNQSFTHMLNQRERGRCSGSSFSHGECSRIRSHFLPNFVVHKDTYQQKAFCGVYSEDGNLFLSACQDQNIRLYDTSRGRFRLKRTVKARDVGWSVLDVCFTPDARAALYSSWSDYIHVCSLDGESETHTALDLNPEERRFCVFSLAASTDSREVLGGANDGCLYVFDRELNKRTLKIDAHEDDVNAVAFADASSQLLFSGSDDALCKVWDRRTLRESAPQPVGVLAGHRDGITFIHSKGDARYLISNSKDQTIKLWDVRKFSPKEGLAASRLAVTQQNWDYRWQQVPQRALKRHKLTGDTSVMTYRGHGVLHTLIRCRFSPEFSTGQKFIYSGCSTGKVIIYDVLTGQVVSKLTGHEACVRDVSWHPYQDNLISSSWDGAVQVWEHRHNHLLDEERERTTQWRKEQEEK; this is encoded by the exons ATGGGCTCCCAGTCCAGTTCTGGCATGTCCGGTCGCGGCTCGAGTGGAAACCCGGACCAGTCAGAACCagaacagaaccagaaccagaccCCGAACCAGACCCAGAACCAGACCCCGAGGAGCCGTAGGGGGACCGAGAGAGCGTCAGCATCTGAGGAGGACGTGGATTTAGCTCAAGTGCTGGCGTACCTACTAAGGAG GGGCCAGGTCAGACTGGTCCATGGCAGCGGAGCAACTGGTCTACAGCTCGTCCAGTCCATCTCTGACTCGGACGAGGACAGTGATGGAGCGTGGGAGGGGCGGCTAGGACATCGCTACGATCCTCCAG tGGATTCTCACCCCGACACTCAGGAACTGGACCGCAGTGAGATTAGAACTCAGATCCTGCTGGCCACCGCATCATCACACCCCAACCACAACCAGAGCTTCACACACATGCTGAATCAG cgtGAGCGGGGTCGCTGTAGTGGATCCAGTTTCTCTCATGGCGAGTGCAGCCGAATTCGCTCACA CTTCCTGCCCAACTTCGTGGTGCACAAGGACACGTATCAGCAGAAAGCGTTCTGTGGCGTGTACAGCGAGGATGGAAACCTGTTCCTCTCTGCATGTCAAG atcaaAATATCCGTCTGTACGACACCAGTCGAGGTCGGTTCCGTCTGAAGCGGACGGTGAAGGCCAGAGACGTGGGCTGGAGTGTGTTAGACGTGTGTTTTACTCCCGACGCACGCGCCGCCCTCTACTCCAGCTGGTCTGATTATA tcCACGTGTGCAGTTTAGACGGAGAGAGTGAAACCCACACCGCCCTGGACCTCAA TCCTGAAGAAAGAAGGTTCTGTGTGTTCTCACTCGCAGCGTCTACAGACAGCAGGGAGGTTCTGGGCGG agcTAACGATGGGTGTTTGTACGTGTTCGATCGCGAGCTGAACAAACGGACTCTGAag atcGACGCCCACGAAGACGACGTGAACGCGGTGGCGTTCGCCGACGCTTCCTCCCAGTTGCTGTTCTCGGGCAGCGACGATGCGCTGTGTAAGGTCTGGGACCGGCGCACCCTCAGAGAGAGCGCACCTCAACCTGTCGGGGTGTTAGCGGGTCACCGGGACGGAATCACCTTCATACACAGCAAG ggtgaCGCCCGCTATCTGATCAGTAACTCGAAGGATCAGACCATTAAACTCTGGGACGTGAGAAAGTTCTCTCCTAAAGAAGGTCTAGCAGCATCACGCCTGGCCGTCACCCAGCAGAACTGGGACTACCGCTGGCAGCAGGTTCCTCagagag CTCTGAAGAGGCACAAACTGACCGGTGATACGTCGGTGATGACGTACAGGGGTCACGGCGTTCTGCACACGCTCATCCGCTGCCGTTTCTCCCCCGAGTTCAGTACAGGACAGAAGTTCATCTACAGCGGCTGCTCCACTGGAAAAGTCATCA tTTACGATGTTCTGACGGGGCAGGTCGTGTCCAAACTGACGGGGCACGAGGCGTGCGTGAGGGACGTTAGCTGGCACCCGTATCAGGATAACCTCATCAGCAGCTCT TGGGACGGAGCAGTTCAGGTTTGGGAGCATCGACACAATCACCTGCTGGATGAGGAGAGAGAACGGACGACCCAGTGGAGGAAAGAACAAGAGGagaaatga